In Lewinellaceae bacterium, a single window of DNA contains:
- the wecB gene encoding UDP-N-acetylglucosamine 2-epimerase (non-hydrolyzing) — MKIAPIIDAIQKAESGRWKAEGGSETQTANQNPASRPPTLVRDSHRSLPTSDFPIPTLTYRLVHTGQHYDKQMSASFFEQLGIPEPDVNLDARSGTQAEQTARIMVRYEKLLMEAPADLCLVVGDVTSTMACSIVAKKLWMKVAHVEAGIRSFDLRMPEEINRMVTDSITDYFFTTSEVANANLRQAGIPEERIFFVGNTMIDTLLKHRPRFRRPPVWEQAGLSEGQYIVMTMHRPANVDEEQKLKAFLQAILDNVEGLPVVFPVHPRTAKVLEKLELKGSHLHLAEPLPYLEFNYLVERSKAVITDSGGITEEATVMGIPCLTLRDSTERPETITVGTNELIGTDPAALVPALQRLFRGEWKKGGIPELWDGKTGKRIVKHLLDLSVLKPSYETGRL, encoded by the coding sequence ATGAAGATTGCGCCGATCATAGACGCCATACAAAAGGCGGAAAGCGGAAGGTGGAAAGCGGAAGGCGGAAGCGAAACGCAAACCGCAAATCAGAATCCTGCATCCCGGCCTCCTACGTTGGTACGGGACTCCCATCGATCGCTTCCGACTTCCGACTTCCCAATTCCGACTTTGACCTACCGCCTGGTGCACACCGGGCAGCACTACGACAAGCAGATGAGCGCCTCCTTTTTCGAGCAGCTCGGCATCCCCGAGCCGGACGTCAACCTCGACGCCCGCTCGGGAACGCAAGCGGAGCAGACGGCCCGCATCATGGTGCGCTACGAAAAGCTGCTGATGGAAGCGCCCGCCGACCTCTGCCTGGTGGTCGGCGACGTGACCTCCACCATGGCCTGCTCCATCGTGGCCAAAAAGCTGTGGATGAAGGTGGCCCATGTGGAGGCCGGCATCCGCTCGTTTGACCTGCGCATGCCAGAGGAGATCAACCGCATGGTAACGGACAGCATTACGGATTATTTTTTCACCACCTCCGAAGTGGCCAACGCCAACCTGCGGCAGGCGGGCATCCCGGAGGAGCGCATCTTCTTCGTGGGCAACACCATGATCGACACCTTGCTCAAGCACCGGCCCCGCTTCCGCCGGCCGCCGGTATGGGAGCAAGCCGGGCTATCCGAAGGGCAATACATCGTGATGACCATGCACCGGCCCGCCAACGTGGATGAAGAGCAGAAGTTAAAGGCATTCCTACAGGCCATCCTCGATAATGTAGAAGGGCTGCCGGTGGTCTTTCCGGTGCATCCCCGAACCGCCAAGGTATTGGAAAAGCTGGAGTTAAAGGGCTCCCACCTCCACCTGGCAGAGCCCCTGCCTTACCTGGAGTTCAACTATCTGGTAGAGCGCAGCAAGGCGGTAATCACCGACTCGGGCGGCATCACCGAGGAAGCCACCGTCATGGGCATCCCCTGCCTGACCCTGCGCGACAGCACCGAGCGGCCGGAGACCATCACCGTCGGCACCAACGAGTTGATCGGCACGGATCCGGCTGCTTTGGTTCCCGCCCTGCAGCGTCTCTTCCGTGGAGAATGGAAAAAGGGGGGGATACCGGAATTGTGGGATGGGAAGACCGGCAAGCGCATTGTGAAGCACTTGCTGGATTTGAGCGTTCTTAAACCGAGCTATGAAACTGGAAGGTTGTAA
- a CDS encoding putative toxin-antitoxin system toxin component, PIN family: protein MKVVIDTNILLVSISRRSPFHWIFQRLLEGDYILCITTEILSEYAEKIEEHMGAATAEAALKAILELPNIEKTEVYYKWNLIKDADDNKFSDCAIAAGAAFLVTHDKDFNILKQVEFPKIEIIPAEEFKALLEKQIS, encoded by the coding sequence ATGAAGGTTGTTATCGATACCAACATTCTACTCGTTTCCATTTCAAGACGCTCGCCTTTCCACTGGATTTTTCAACGCCTTCTCGAAGGTGATTATATCCTTTGCATTACAACCGAAATCCTCTCAGAATATGCAGAAAAAATCGAAGAACATATGGGAGCGGCCACTGCCGAAGCTGCATTGAAGGCAATTCTCGAGCTGCCCAATATCGAAAAAACAGAAGTCTATTATAAGTGGAATTTGATAAAAGACGCCGATGATAATAAATTCTCGGATTGTGCTATTGCAGCTGGCGCAGCATTTCTGGTAACTCATGACAAGGATTTTAATATACTAAAGCAAGTAGAATTCCCTAAAATTGAAATCATTCCTGCGGAAGAATTCAAAGCATTGTTAGAAAAACAAATTTCCTGA